In the Pseudomonas sp. ADAK2 genome, one interval contains:
- the ppnN gene encoding nucleotide 5'-monophosphate nucleosidase PpnN, with protein MSQRQVINASVSPKGSLETLSQREVQQLSEAGSGSTYTLFRQCALAILNTGAHVDNAKTILEAYKDFEIRIHQQDRGVRLELLNAPADAFVDGEMIASTREMLFSALRDIVYTENELDAQRIDLSTSQGISDYVFHLLRNARTLRPGVEPKIVVCWGGHSINTEEYKYTKKVGHELGLRSLDICTGCGPGVMKGPMKGATIAHAKQRIHGGRYLGLTEPGIIAAEAPNPIVNELVILPDIEKRLEAFVRVGHGIIIFPGGAGTAEEFLYLLGILMHPDNKGLPFPVVLTGPKHAAPYLEQLDAFVGATLGDAAKQHYTIIIDDPAEVARHMTAGLKEVKQFRRERNDAFHFNWLLKIDEGFQRPFDPTHENMASLQLSRSLPAHELAANLRRAFSGIVAGNVKDKGIRLIEEHGPYQIRGDAAVMQPLDQLLKAFVAQHRMKLPGGAAYVPCYQVVA; from the coding sequence ATGTCTCAACGCCAAGTAATCAATGCCTCGGTCAGCCCTAAAGGCAGCCTGGAAACCCTGTCCCAACGCGAAGTTCAGCAATTGAGCGAAGCCGGTTCCGGCAGCACCTACACCCTGTTCCGCCAGTGCGCCCTGGCCATCCTCAACACCGGCGCCCACGTTGATAACGCCAAGACCATCCTCGAAGCCTACAAGGACTTCGAAATCCGCATTCACCAGCAGGACCGTGGCGTACGCCTGGAACTGCTGAACGCCCCGGCCGACGCCTTCGTCGATGGCGAAATGATCGCCAGCACCCGGGAAATGCTGTTCAGCGCCCTGCGCGACATCGTCTACACCGAAAACGAACTCGACGCCCAGCGCATCGACCTGAGCACCTCGCAAGGCATCAGCGACTACGTCTTCCACCTGCTGCGCAACGCCCGCACCCTGCGCCCCGGCGTCGAGCCGAAGATCGTGGTGTGCTGGGGCGGCCACTCGATCAACACCGAAGAATACAAATACACCAAGAAAGTCGGCCACGAACTGGGCCTGCGCAGCCTCGACATCTGCACCGGTTGCGGCCCCGGCGTGATGAAAGGCCCGATGAAAGGCGCGACCATTGCCCACGCCAAGCAGCGTATCCACGGCGGCCGCTACCTCGGGCTGACCGAGCCGGGGATCATCGCCGCCGAAGCGCCGAACCCGATCGTCAATGAACTGGTGATCCTGCCGGACATCGAAAAACGCCTGGAAGCCTTCGTGCGCGTCGGCCACGGCATCATCATCTTCCCGGGCGGTGCCGGTACCGCCGAAGAGTTCCTGTACCTGCTGGGCATCCTGATGCACCCGGACAACAAAGGCCTGCCTTTCCCGGTGGTGCTGACCGGGCCGAAGCATGCGGCGCCGTATCTGGAGCAACTGGACGCGTTCGTTGGCGCCACCCTGGGTGACGCCGCGAAACAGCACTACACCATCATCATCGACGACCCGGCGGAAGTGGCGCGGCACATGACGGCCGGGCTCAAAGAGGTCAAGCAGTTCCGCCGCGAGCGCAACGATGCGTTCCACTTCAACTGGCTGCTGAAGATCGACGAAGGCTTCCAGCGCCCGTTCGACCCGACCCACGAAAACATGGCCAGCCTGCAACTGAGCCGCAGCCTGCCGGCCCACGAACTGGCAGCCAATCTGCGCCGCGCGTTCTCCGGTATCGTCGCCGGCAACGTCAAGGACAAGGGCATCCGCCTGATCGAAGAACACGGGCCCTACCAGATCCGTGGCGACGCAGCGGTGATGCAACCGCTGGACCAACTGCTCAAGGCCTTCGTCGCCCAGCACCGGATGAAACTGCCGGGTGGCGCGGCGTATGTGCCGTGTTATCAAGTGGTTGCATAA
- a CDS encoding alpha/beta fold hydrolase: MNWNTLATASFFAVLNVAAFSAQADVKIAEPVTASAATLKADPFGALNHVNAGLLNVAYAEVGPADGPVVILLHGWPYDIHSYSEVAPLLAAKGYRVLIPYARGYGDTHFLSDKTLRNGQPAALASDVIDFMDALKIKKAVLGGYDWGARSADIVAALWPERVEALVAVSGYLIGNQAAGKNPLPPKAELQWWYQFYFATDRGEAGYEKNRHDFAKLIWQTASPKWTFDDATFDRSAAALDNPDHVAITVFNYRWRLGMVQGEPQYEALEQRLAKAPNITVPTITMEGDANGAPHPAAEDYAKRFTGKYEYRLINGGIGHNLPQEDPQAFAKAVIDADHL; the protein is encoded by the coding sequence ATGAACTGGAACACACTCGCTACAGCCAGCTTCTTTGCGGTCTTGAACGTTGCGGCATTTTCGGCCCAGGCCGATGTTAAAATCGCGGAGCCGGTGACGGCCAGCGCCGCCACCCTCAAGGCCGACCCGTTCGGCGCGCTGAATCACGTCAACGCCGGGTTGCTGAATGTGGCGTACGCCGAGGTTGGCCCGGCGGACGGTCCGGTGGTGATTCTGCTGCACGGCTGGCCCTACGACATTCACAGCTACAGCGAAGTGGCGCCATTGCTGGCGGCCAAGGGTTACCGGGTGCTGATCCCGTATGCGCGCGGCTATGGCGATACGCATTTCCTGTCGGACAAGACCCTGCGCAACGGCCAGCCCGCCGCGCTGGCCAGTGATGTCATCGACTTCATGGACGCGCTGAAAATCAAGAAAGCCGTGTTGGGCGGCTACGACTGGGGCGCGCGCTCGGCGGACATCGTCGCGGCACTGTGGCCGGAGCGGGTCGAGGCGCTGGTGGCGGTGAGTGGCTACCTGATCGGCAACCAGGCCGCGGGCAAAAATCCATTGCCGCCCAAGGCCGAATTGCAATGGTGGTATCAGTTCTACTTCGCCACCGACCGTGGCGAGGCCGGCTACGAGAAGAACCGCCACGACTTCGCCAAGTTGATCTGGCAAACCGCCTCGCCGAAATGGACCTTCGACGACGCCACCTTCGACCGCAGCGCAGCGGCGCTGGATAACCCCGATCATGTCGCGATCACCGTCTTCAACTACCGCTGGCGCCTGGGCATGGTCCAGGGCGAACCGCAATATGAAGCGCTGGAACAGCGACTGGCGAAGGCACCCAACATCACCGTGCCGACCATCACCATGGAAGGTGACGCTAATGGCGCGCCGCATCCGGCTGCCGAGGACTACGCCAAGCGCTTTACCGGCAAGTATGAGTACCGGCTGATCAATGGCGGTATCGGCCACAACCTGCCGCAGGAAGATCCGCAGGCCTTCGCCAAGGCGGTGATTGATGCGGATCACCTGTAA
- a CDS encoding response regulator, translating to MEHVNHILIVDDDREIRELVGNYLKKNGLRTTVVADGRQMRHFLESNQVDLIVLDIMMPGDDGLVLCRELRSGKHKATPILMLTARNDETDRILGLEMGADDYLTKPFAARELLARINAVLRRTRMLPPNLLITETGRLLGFGRWRLDTSARHLLDEDDTMVALSGAEYRLLRVFLDHPQRVLSRDQLLNLTQGRDADLFDRSIDLLVSRLRQRLLDDSREPTYIKTVRSEGYVFSYPVELLGEQT from the coding sequence ATGGAACATGTGAACCACATTCTGATTGTCGACGACGATCGCGAGATCCGCGAGCTGGTCGGCAATTACCTGAAGAAAAACGGCCTGCGCACCACCGTAGTCGCCGACGGCCGGCAGATGCGGCATTTCCTGGAATCCAATCAAGTCGATCTGATCGTGCTCGACATCATGATGCCCGGCGACGACGGCCTGGTGCTGTGCCGGGAATTGCGCTCGGGCAAGCACAAAGCCACGCCAATCCTGATGCTCACCGCGCGCAACGATGAAACCGACCGCATCCTCGGCCTGGAAATGGGCGCCGACGATTACCTGACCAAACCCTTCGCCGCCCGCGAACTGCTGGCGCGGATCAACGCCGTGCTGCGCCGCACCCGCATGCTGCCGCCGAACCTGCTGATCACCGAAACCGGCCGGCTCCTGGGTTTTGGCCGTTGGCGCCTGGACACCAGCGCCCGCCACTTGCTCGACGAAGACGACACCATGGTCGCCCTCAGCGGCGCCGAATACCGCCTGCTGCGGGTGTTCCTCGATCACCCGCAACGGGTGCTCAGCCGCGACCAGTTGCTCAACCTGACCCAGGGCCGCGATGCCGACCTGTTCGACCGCTCCATCGATTTGCTGGTGAGCCGCCTGCGCCAGCGGCTGCTGGATGACTCCCGGGAACCGACCTACATCAAGACCGTGCGCAGCGAAGGCTATGTGTTTTCCTATCCGGTGGAATTGCTCGGCGAGCAAACATGA